In one Trichosurus vulpecula isolate mTriVul1 chromosome 8, mTriVul1.pri, whole genome shotgun sequence genomic region, the following are encoded:
- the LOC118829225 gene encoding 60S ribosomal protein L27-like, which translates to MGKFMKPGKVVLVVAGRYSGRKAVIVKNIDDGTSDRPYSHALVAGIDCYPRKVTAAMGKKKIAKRSKIKSFVKVYNYNHLMPTRYSVDIPLDKTVVNKDVFRDPALKCKARREAKVKFEERYKTGKNKWFFQKLRF; encoded by the coding sequence ATGGGCAAGTTCATGAAACCCGGGAAGGTGGTGCTGGTCGTGGCCGGACGGTACTCTGGGCGCAAGGCCGTCATCGTCAAGAACATTGATGATGGGACCTCCGACAGGCCTTATAGCCATGCCTTGGTGGCTGGTATCGATTGCTACCCTCGAAAAGTGACTGCAGCAATGGGCAAAAAGAAGATTGCCAAGAGATCGAAAATCAAGTCCTTCGTGAAAGTTTATAACTACAACCACCTCATGCCCACCAGATACTCTGTGGATATCCCACTGGACAAAACAGTTGTCAACAAGGATGTGTTCCGTGACCCTGCACTTAAATGTAAGGCAAGGAGGGAGGCCAAGGTCAAGTTTGAGGAAAGGTACAAGACAGGCAAAAACAAGTGGTTCTTCCAGAAGCTACGGTTTTAG